From Diceros bicornis minor isolate mBicDic1 chromosome 17, mDicBic1.mat.cur, whole genome shotgun sequence, the proteins below share one genomic window:
- the SCAF11 gene encoding protein SCAF11 isoform X5, with translation MFKETLFQGEMKKKTVYTVNVGDQEYEDMEGEENKDNTAPTGLLYSEADRCPICLNCLLEKEVGFPESCNHVFCMTCILKWAETLASCPVDRKPFQAVFKFSALEGYVKVQVKRQLRETKEKKNESSFKKQLSCHENSKSCMRKKVIREDLLSAKLYDLKMIHRNAKYSEIGGKKNATIKIDKPRRSNQCTSQCFRNFFSNMFSSSSHTGESSFTCRAYCTEFIEVNEISALIRQKRQELELSWFPDTLPGIGRIDFLPWNIETEVLPLISSMLPRAIFPTSTISSENFGTSCKGYALAHTQEGEEKKQTSGASNTRGSRRKPAATTPTRRSTRNTRAETVSQSQRSPVSDNSGCDIPDNSNPSVSVSSSAESEKQTRQAPKRKSIRRGRKPPLLKKKLRSSVPPPEKSSSSDSIDEETAESDTPPVLEKEHQSDIESSNTCTVQIDVDSESANGLRSCSEQREESEEHTENHGTEERVKSSYSESCAQDPPVLVGEEENIQKIENTGIEANVLCLESEISKNISEKGGDPLENQDQISGPSESEVKADICTDHPPNDLLTCSASEIEVQQPVPSLGELPENAESVVNEEKVIESPVVENIDHEDSTVKTEQLVDSPKVESSEGEIIQTGDKKSIESSEVQLLGHVETEDAKIIAMHDTSGDKNFKSIQDSENNLLENNAKLDRSLEEKTESLIEYPRSTELPNIYIEQIEKHFSEDNNEMIPMECDSFCSDQNESEIEPSVNADAKQLNEDSVEHSSQNNMSSSDPTNEKVETVSQPSESPIDMMDKAKKPRTRKSRFHSPSTTWSPNKDTAREKKRSQSPSPKRETGKESKKSRSPSPKKESARGRRKSRSQSPKKDITRERRGSQSRSPKRDSTREGKRSESLSPKRDSSRENRTSQSRVKDSSPREKSRSRSRERESDRDGPRRDRDRERRTRRWSRSKSRSRSPSRSRTKSKSSSFGRNDRDSYSPRWKERWTNDGWRCPRGNDRYRKNDPEKQNENTRKEKTDISPDADDPNSADKHRNDCPTWVTEKINSGPDPRTRNPEKSKDSHWEENRNENSGNSWNKNLGSGWMSNRGRGHRGRGTYRGSFAYTDQNENRWQNRKPLSGNSNSSGNESFKFVEQQPYKRKSEQEFSFDTPADRSGWTSASSWAVRKTLPADVQNYYSRRGRNSSGPQSSGWMRQEEETTEQDSNLKDQTNQQSDGSQLPINMMQPQMNVMQQQMNAQHQPMNIFPYPVGVHAPLMNIQRNPFNIHPQLPLHLHTGVPLMPVAAPTSVTQGLPPPPPPPPPSQVNYIASQPDGNQLQKLQIQEKAAQEVKLAIKPFYQNKDITKEEYKEIVRKAVDKVCHSKSGEVNSTKVANLVKAYVDKYKYSRKGSQKKTLEEPVSTEKNIG, from the exons ACACTGGCTTCATGTCCTGTTGACCGAAAACCTTTTCAGGCAGTGTTTAAATTCAGTGCATTGGAAGGTTACGTTAAG GTTCAAGTAAAAAGACAGttgagagaaacaaaagaaaagaaaaatgaaagctctTTTAAGAAACAGCTCTCCTGTCATGAAAATTCTAAAAGCTGTATGAG AAAAAAAGTCATAAGAGAAGATCTATTAAGTGCAAAACTTTATGACTTGAAGATGATACATA GAAATGCTAAATACAGTGAaataggaggaaagaaaaatgcaACAATAAAGATAGATAAG CCTCGAAGATCAAATCAGTGTACAAGTCAGTGCTTCAGAAATTTTTTCTccaatatgttttcttctagtagtcaCACTGGAGAATCTTCTTTTACCTGTAGAGCTTACTG TACAGAATTTATAGAAGTCAATGAAATCAGTGCATTGATTAGGCAGAAGAGACAGGAACTGGAATTGTCATGGTTTCCTGATACATTACCTGGAATTGGAAG AATTGATTTTCTACCCTGGAATATTGAAACAGAAGTCCTTCCTCTCATCTCTTCAATGTTGCCAAGAGCTATTTTTCCAACAAGTACCATATCTTCAGAAAATTTTG GTACTTCTTGCAAGGGATATGCATTAGCACATACtcaagaaggagaggagaagaaacaaacttCTGGTGCATCAAACACCAGAGGATCAAGACGAAAACCTGCAGCAACAACTCCTACAAGGAGATCTACACGTAACACGAGAGCTGAAACAGTCAGTCAGTCTCAGAGATCCCCAGTATCTGATAATTCTGGGTGTGATATCCCAGATAACAGCAATCCATCTGTAAGTGTTTCCTCTTCAGCTGAGTCGGAAAAGCAAACAAGACAGGCTCCAAAACGGAAgtctataagaagaggaagaaaaccaCCTTTACTGAAAAAGAAACTTCGGAGCTCTGTACCTCCCCCTGAAAAATCATCTTCCAGTGATtccatagatgaagaaacagcagAATCTGACACACCACCTGTGTTAGAGAAAGAGCACCAATCAGATATAGAAAGTAGTAACACTTGTACTGTGCAGATAGATGTAGACAGTGAGTCTGCTAATGGCTTGAGAAGTTGTAGTgagcaaagagaagaaagtgaGGAACATACTGAGAACCATGGTACAGAAGAACGAGTGAAATCTTCATATTCTGAGTCTTGTGCCCAAGATCCTCCTGTGCTAGTTGGAGAGGAGGAGAACATTCAAAAAATTGAGAATACAGGTATAGAGGCTAATGTTTTGTGTTTAGAAAGTgagatttctaaaaatatttctgaaaaaggAGGTGATCCATTGGAAAATCAAGACCAAATATCTGGACCTTCAGAATCAGAGGTAAAAGCAGATATATGTACAGATCATCCTCCAAATGATCTTCTGACATGTTCAGCATCTGAAATTGAAGTACAGCAACCTGTACCAAGCCTGGGTGAGTTGCCTGAGAATGCAGAATCAGTGGTTAATGAAGAAAAAGTTATAGAGAGTCCTGTAGTAGAAAATATTGATCATGAAGATTCTACAGTAAAAACAGAGCAGCTTGTAGACAGCCCCAAAGTGGAATCTTCTGAGGGTGAAATTATACAAACAGGGGACAAAAAATCTATTGAGAGCTCAGAGGTTCAGTTGCTTGGGCATGTTGAAACTGAAGATGCAAAAATAATTGCAATGCATGATACTTCAGGGGATAAAAATTTCAAGAGCATTCAAGActctgaaaataatttattagaaaataatgcaaaattaGACAGATCTTTAGAAGAAAAGACTGAATCTCTGATTGAATATCCCAGATCTACAGAATTGCCTAATATATACATTGAACAGATTGAGAAGCATTTTAGTGAGGACAATAACGAAATGATACCTATGGAATGTGATTCATTTTGCAGTGACCAGAATGAATCTGAAATTGAACCGTCTGTAAATGCTGATGCTAAACAATTGAATGAAGATTCTGTGGAGCACAGTTCTCAAAATAACATGTCATCTTCTGATCCCACAAATGAAAAGGTTGAAACTGTATCTCAACCATCTGAAAGCCCAATAGATATGATGGATAAAGCCAAAAAGCCTCGTACTCGAAAATCTAGATTTCATTCCCCATCTACAACTTGGTCTCCCAACAAAGACACTGCACGAGAAAAGAAGCGGTCTCAGTCTCCGTCTCCCAAaagagaaactggaaaagaaagcaagaagtCTCGATCACCATCTCCCAAGAAAGAATCTGCAAGAGGACGGAGAAAATCTCGTTCTCAGTCTCCCAAAAAGGATATTACTAGAGAACGGAGGGGATCTCAGTCTCGATCTCCAAAAAGAGATAGCACTAGGgaaggcaaaagatctgaatcaCTCTCCCCAAAAAGAGACTCTTCTAGAGAGAACAGAACATCTCAGTCAAGAGTGAAAGATTCCTCCCCAAGGGAAAAATCCAGGTCCcggagcagagaaagagaaagtgataGAGATGGGCCGAGGAGAGATCGAGATAGAGAAAGGAGAACCAGAAGGTGGTCTAGGTCCAAATCTCGTTCTAGGTCACCATCAAGATCTAGAACAAAAAGCAAGAGTTCATCATTTGGTAGAAATGACAGAGATAGTTACTCTCCTCGGTGGAAGGAAAGATGGACAAATGATGGTTGGAGATGTCCACGGGGAAATGATCGGTACAGAAAGAATGACCCTGAGAAACAGAATGAAAATACAAGGAAGGAAAAAACTGACATCAGTCCAGATGCTGATGATCCAAATTCTGCTGACAAACATAGAAATGACTGTCCCACTTGggtaacagaaaaaataaattctggaCCTGATCCAAGGACCAGAAATCCAGAAAAGTCAAAAGATTCTCATtgggaagaaaatagaaatgaaaattcaggGAATTCTTGGAATAAAAACCTTGGTTCAGGTTGGATGTCTAACCGTGGTAGAGGTCACCGTGGCAGAGGCACTTACAGAGGCAGTTTTGCCTATACAGATCAAAACGAAAATCGGTGGCAAAACCGAAAACCCCTCTCAGGGAATTCAAATAGTTCAGGGAATGAGTCTTTCAAGTTTGTGGAACAGCAACCCTATAAACGCAAGAGTGAGCAAGAGTTCTCATTTGATACACCGGCAGATAGATCAGGGTGGACATCTGCTTCTAGTTGGGCTGTGAGAAAGACTCTACCAGCAGATGTCCAAAACTATTATTCACGACGAGGGAGGAATTCTTCAGGTCCACAGTCGTCCGGATGGATGAGACAAGAAGAGGAAACAACTGAACAGG attCTAACCTTAAAGACCAAACAAACCAACAAAGTGATGGTTCTCAGCTACCTATAAATATGATGCAACCACAAATGAATGTAATGCAGCAACAAATGAATGCACAACACCAGCCTATGAACATCTTCCCATATCCAGTGGGTGTTCATGCTCCTTTGATGAACATCCAACGTAATCCATTTAACATTCATCCTCAGCTACCCTTGCATCTGCACACGGGAGTGCCTCTCATGCCGGTAGCTGCTCCTACCAGTGTAACTCAGggactgccaccaccaccaccccctcccccaccatcccAAGTCAACTACATTGCTTCACAGCCAGATGGAAACCAATTGCAG AAATTGCAAATTCAAGAAAAAGCAGCACAGGAGGTAAAATTGGCCATTAAGccattttaccaaaataaagaTATCACCAAGGAAGAATATAAAGAGATTGTACGGAAAGCAGTAGATAAA GTTTGTCATAGTAAGAGTGGAGAAGTAAATTCTACTAAAGTGGCAAATCTGGTTAAAGCTTATGTAGACAAATACAAGTATTCACGGAAGGGAAGCCAAAAGAAAACTCTGGAAGAACCTGTTTCTACTGAAAAAAACATAGGCTGA